Proteins from a genomic interval of Halopseudomonas litoralis:
- a CDS encoding TolC family protein translates to MFTPSGWPFHTIVFAAAAAALVFAPLAPAAPAPAYEELVRLLDQAPATLEAEALFEAASGRAQQARALPNPTISLDADNAYGSSPYSGYEGAETTFSVSQPLELWGQRGARIGAAEAEAKAASLRRDQSLSAVAGRLALIYAEAETSSLQHELAVEALSLTQADADAVMALVKAGREAELRGVQAESEVEAARAVADETLANRNAAFARLAAVANLTEPVTSIDTSLLDRTPKPFMSDGVNPLGVRVAEAELAAAGRYVNVERLRARPDVSASLGVTRYEEYESQAFSFGISVSVPLFDRNKGAISAARAEQRAAEARLASLKLEARADRSAAQAQLEAAVARTRAADKGVTAAEEAYRLARVGFDAGRISQLELRSIRSDLIAARNTSVESRLARVRAAVELARLDGRTPF, encoded by the coding sequence ATGTTCACGCCGTCTGGCTGGCCGTTCCATACGATTGTATTCGCTGCGGCTGCTGCAGCACTTGTGTTTGCTCCACTTGCGCCGGCCGCTCCAGCACCAGCCTATGAAGAATTGGTCAGGCTTCTCGACCAGGCCCCGGCTACGCTCGAAGCTGAAGCATTATTTGAAGCCGCCAGTGGTCGCGCGCAGCAGGCTCGCGCGCTGCCTAATCCTACTATCTCGTTGGATGCCGATAACGCTTACGGTAGTTCTCCATACAGCGGCTACGAAGGTGCTGAGACCACATTTTCGGTCAGCCAGCCTTTGGAGTTGTGGGGTCAGCGAGGTGCGCGTATCGGAGCTGCCGAAGCAGAAGCCAAAGCCGCTTCTCTTCGCCGTGACCAATCGTTATCAGCCGTCGCTGGTCGCTTGGCGCTGATCTATGCCGAAGCAGAAACGTCCTCGTTGCAGCATGAGTTGGCTGTCGAAGCGTTGTCGCTGACGCAGGCGGATGCTGATGCGGTGATGGCCCTGGTGAAAGCTGGTCGCGAGGCAGAGCTTCGCGGCGTTCAAGCTGAAAGCGAAGTGGAAGCTGCTCGTGCAGTTGCAGACGAAACACTGGCAAATCGGAACGCTGCATTCGCGCGCCTCGCGGCAGTTGCAAACTTGACCGAGCCGGTCACATCTATTGACACTAGTTTGCTAGACAGAACACCTAAGCCCTTCATGTCGGATGGCGTTAACCCCTTGGGGGTTAGGGTTGCTGAGGCCGAGTTGGCTGCCGCTGGTCGTTATGTGAACGTGGAGAGACTCCGCGCACGTCCTGATGTCAGCGCTTCGCTTGGTGTTACACGATACGAAGAGTACGAAAGTCAAGCATTCAGCTTTGGTATTAGCGTATCTGTTCCGCTTTTCGACAGAAACAAGGGTGCTATCAGTGCAGCCCGAGCCGAGCAGCGAGCTGCCGAGGCGCGGTTGGCCAGTTTGAAATTGGAAGCGCGGGCAGATCGTAGCGCTGCACAAGCTCAGCTGGAGGCAGCGGTTGCCCGCACCCGGGCAGCCGACAAAGGCGTGACGGCCGCAGAAGAAGCTTATCGCTTGGCACGCGTTGGTTTCGATGCAGGGCGCATTTCGCAGTTGGAGTTGCGCAGCATACGATCTGACTTGATTGCCGCACGCAATACCTCCGTGGAATCCCGATTAGCGCGCGTCCGCGCAGCTGTTGAACTCGCGCGCCTCGACGGCCGCACCCCATTTTAG